TCAAGGCCTGGCTCTCCGCCACGCTCGGCGGCTCCTCCACCTGCGAGGACACCTGCAAGGACGCCCCCATCAGCGAGATCAAGAACGCCGTCGTCACCAAGAGCCTCGAGTTCGAGAAGCTCCTCCGCGTCACGCTCGACCTCATCACCGAGGCCTCCGGCTCCATGTCCGCCGACGTCGCCCTCCCgcccgccaccggcggcggcggcggcggctatggCTATGAatccagcagcgccgccgccgcgccggcgccttCCGAGTCCGACTCCGACGTCGGCTCCGGCTCAGGCTCCGCCGCCAGCGCGCCGGGCCCGAGCCCATCCGACGACACCGGCTACGGCGGCTCCTCCGGCAGCCCATCCAGCAGCCCATCCAGCAGCCCCTCCAGCAGCCCCTCCGGCAGCCCCTCCAGCAGCCCCTCCGGCAGCCCCTCCGGCAGCCCCGCCGGCAGCCCCGCCGGCGGCCCCACCGCCGGCGGCCCTGCATCTGGACCGTCGTCGTACGGCGCCGCCTCTGGCCCCGCCGAAgggccgtcgtcgtccggcgCCGCCTCTGGCCCCGCCGAAGGGCCGTCGCcgtccggcgccgccggccccgccgAAGGGCCCTCGTCGTACGGCTCCACCGAAGGGCCGtctccatcgccgtcgtcgtccggctCCGCCGACGCGCCGGGACCCGGCGCCAGCGCACCGGATTCCGAGGAGTACTGAGCGACGTACGGCGCATGCATGGCTACACAGATTTTTCCTTCTTCATATCACCATTTCTTTTTCTCCAGTCTTCTTTGAATAATCCGTTGACACTAGCGAAGATTATGATGGGTTGATCATTAAGCCTACGTAGAAAATCCATTGACATAATTATTACAATGGTGTAtggggaaaaggggaaaaatatTAGTATGGTTTATGAGGATTATTTCGGATCAAGAAATGAGGCCCATATAGGAGAGATGGCATGTGGCCCCAAATGggagatttttattttattttatttttttgggaaaaggagattttttttattattattgtaatATTGTTATATGTTGTATTGGTTTTCTTTGATGAAATTATATCTGTTCTAAGTGCTAGCTCCAtgactccttttttttttcatctgatTTTTCTCGGTGTTCAAACTTGGCTCAAACATAGGGTGATTCTAATTATGACATCGGCGTTGGCATGGTAGTGTTGCATTATGCTAAAAatagttttgaattttgaaaattaGTAAATTACCCCAGCAAGCTCATAAACAAATAAACTTTTATGAAAACAAGTACTTGTATTCTGATTGAGACAAAATTTATCTAGGTTATAATCCTATAATGtgcatatttttttgaaacttttttcATTCCTAAATCTGAATATTCAACTGCATATATGTATTTGACTTTGTTAAGTTGCTAAATTACTTTAAACAATTTGGAAAAAGTTGCAATTGCacactccctctgtcccataaaatattccattcgtcccaaaatataagcatttttagacttCGATACAGTCTTCGAGATGCTaatttgaccaataatatctataaaaataagatattttaaataaaaagacttgcatattatgataatttgtttaataataaatctagtaacatcaattttacataattgatctttttatttttttttgttattaatagtcaaagttaaaaatgatcGACTtaacactatgctaaaaatgcttatattttaggacggagggagtacacatcTAGAATTGGATGTAACATATCCTAAaacaataaatctggataggagattgttcagattcattgtactagactACACCACATCTAattctaggtttttttttcttttggggcGGAAGGAGTAGTATGGAGTTTTTGAAACCTAATCAAATTAGGCATATAGAAACTATTGTAATAGTTGTTCGATAAAAAATAGTTTCATCCATATTTTGAAAACTATTTTCCGTATGAATTATATTTATTTCGGTGTACTAAAATATCTTGGTTGGCACTTGGCAATGCCCCCATTGATCAGGTAACTGTTTTCTGAGGATCTTATTAATTTTTAGGACCTTTATATTTTGTATTCTTATTGGGTGAATTCCTCCCAACCTAATAAACCGTTACCGTACATCACCGTGTCATCATCTATCGAAATTTCTAAGTAGTACcaagagtactccctccatcccaaaatatagcaacattgtATCGTGTGATATTTTACACGATacaatattgctatattttgggacggagggagtagtaaatagTGGTTTTGGTcttgtttcaaattttaatgTTAAAAACATCGCGTTTTGATGACCGGACagagagtagtactagtaaaGTTCTTGAGCTTACACGTTTTGATACCTGTGATGTTCGAATAAACTTTCATGGTATGTGCCCCTCCGCTTATACACGTTGTAGTAAAATGCGCCTTTACAAAGCACAGAAGTACGTTTCCCCTTCACGGAGGCGTAAACATCGCGCATACTGGATAGAGGGGAAGGCAGCGAAACACCGATGGAGAGCAACTGTCCACACACATGCCCGTCCTGCCatggctcgcggcggcggcgacgacgcccgtgcgccggtcgccgccgctccccgctaCTCCGCGTGCCCTGCTCCGACTGCCGGCCTCTTCCTTCCCTCCCTGGAGCAACTGCGCGAAGAGCGGGCTCCCGCCGCGGGGGCCattcgccaccgccgctgacACCCCCCTCGGGGGTTCGCTCCCTGAGCCCGAGGAGGAGCGCGACACGCTCCTCGACGGCGCGCTCCGGGCCGCACGATTCCGCGACGAGGAGTCCCGCCGCCCAGGTCAGCGATGGGGGGTGCATCTTTTGTGTTGctggctttgctgctgctcATCTTTTGCTTGTGCCGCCGATTCCGTCGGAACTGGCAGTGCGCGCTACCTGTTCGACGAATTGAGGGGAATGGTTTtgttaccccccccccccggcggcGCATGCAAAGTCATAATTTCAACAGCAATGTGCTTATAGATTAGTTGTTGTAAATTATTTGGTAACACCTGTTTTCAAGTCTGCCAATCTTAAGCAGCGtgcactttttttaaaaaaaaaccaacagcAATGTGCATATTGATTACCTAATATTGGAAATCTTTATTTATTAAAGTATGACATTAGTACTATTTCAGCACCATATACAAACTTTTTATGCAAATTACATGTTTTTACAGTGACGTGCTTTAGTTGCttgttcatttatttttctgaaTTAACTAGAACAGAGTTTTGTCTCAGTCCCACATGAGACAGATTTAACGCAGTTGTTTAGAACTTTGAATCATGAATTGCTCTTTCTTCGCAaagttcagaattcagatgatAATCCCTGTAGAGTATCATCTGATTTTTTAGGAGAAGGCCACACATGGCTATATATGATTGTATATCAAAATTCTAATGTTTCTCAGTATTATTTTTGTTGCAGATCCTCTTTTTATTGACCCATATGCAGCTGTTCTACTTTCActtgatgtggcaagtgaagatAAAGATCTTCTAGCTTTACATTTAATGCCAAGTGCAGAACATTATAGGCTAGTGACCAGATATATTGATGACAAATTGCAACATTTCATAAGCAATTCAGATGATCTTAGACAGGTACTGAAATTTAACTTGTTACGATGAATCTGTCCGCATAATCTGTGGAGAATTTGCTGGCTTATTCCTAATAGATTGTTCTGTTGACAGATGGAATGGACACTCGTCCTTACAGGCTAAGCTGGCCAAGGTTGTCTGTTGTGTATGATGTATCACCTAGAAGAGTCTTCATTACTGCATCACAGCAACTCAGAGGTATAGTCATGTTTTATGCTATCACAAATTGTTTTTAAGGAACTGGTGCATTTTCGACTGTCATTTGTAAGATGCAagtcctttttcttttgaggGACTAACATGCGAGTTCTGACTATCCAGAAATCTGAAACAGCAAGATCTCTCAATTGAGATTAAAGGCAATATTTATCCTTGATTCATTTATCTTTTATTCTTCTCTACTGCTCCATGTGTATTTTGTACAGAGGAGGATAAATGGATAATAGCTGTATGAAACCTTAGCATGGGAGAAATATGCAACATCTGGTGATCTGATCATAGGGGGAGAGACAtaaaggagggagaggggcattggaaaaaaacataatttttattCATTGCTTGTCTCCAATAAATCTTCGGTTTGCCTTGTATTGGGCTGGCCCTAACAACTCAAACTAAGCTTTACATGTTCTGAAGATTTAGTCCTAACTTAAAGTTAAGGGTACTCTGCTGCCAACCATGATAATAaactcttgttttttttttttcccttttgggtGGGTGAACCAAGATAAGTAACTTATCCTCTATGTTACTCAGCCAGCCGTTGTTTGTTCAAGTTCTGTGGGAACATCTGCTACTGTGTGTGTCACCTGGCTGGCCAAGCTGTATAAGCACATTACAATAGCAATGATATAGCAATTAGAGCCCCCCATGCTATCTATCTTTTACATTTCTCAAAAGAAATCTGATGATTCAAGGGTTGCCACAAACTCATGTACATCTATACTtcttttttaatgaaaaaagAAGTATAGATGTACATGAGTTTTTGATGTACATCTATACTTCTTTGAAAACAAGGTAATGGTGTTAGTGAATCTGCCAACACACAACCTGCACACTGTACTTTTATGAGTTGCTCTCTGAATTTCTTTGGTTGTTACATAGTAGACCTTCTATATGCTTCTTTcttctaaaaaaatcaaaatttaatataCTTTGGAATGATTCTTGTAACTCAAAAAAGTGAAGGACATGTTTGATGCAAGAATCATCATTTATTTCGTTTCAATAGTATTATAGATAAAATATGTATGATTCATTTTCATCCGTAGCAAACACGTATGTAGTTAgctaaccttttcttttttaaaaaaaaaaaatcttgtgaTATGATAGGAGCCGGAGCAAAAATATCACGGAACTGTGTTGTACTTCATACTTCTTCAGAGTCTCCTGACTTGCAAGCGGGCTTGAATAAAAATGGCTTCAATGGGAATAGGCCGAGCTTGTGGGTACTGCAGGTAACTTACTCCACTATGTCCTTCCGCACAAAATTTCGATACTAATCATTAAATTTATTGTTATATTCCCCTTTGCAATTAATCAAATACTGCACTCTAGTCTAGGTTTTGGAGTACAAGGACTCAAGGACATACCCAAACCCTAGGCTAGaataaatataaaacaaaaatacaCTTAACATTGGTAGCTCTAGTGCAATAATGCTGCAGCAGGGCAGTGGAGctacatttgttttttttttcaagtgttATTGATCAAATAAGCAAAATCAACTTACAAGAATTAAATCAATTGATGTGTTTTTAGATTTAAGGATTATGTGCTAGCACAAATCCTCAAAACCAATAAAGGGCACTCTTTTTATGCAAAGCAACACTTACATATGCACCTAACTTAAAAACTCCTGGTGCTCCCGTTAATATGTAAATCACCAGCATATTGGTTGTGACATATTATGCAAAATTATCACTTTCTACATGTTCATACCAGCCATTGCATCCATGTGTTCAGAAATGGTTGCAAACTGGTAGGAACTGTGTAGTGTCTTGTTTTAGGGTTGGCTCAGGGTGCTGCAGTAAGTTCTGGAATCGAGTTATTTCTCTGTTGTTTTACACTG
The window above is part of the Oryza sativa Japonica Group chromosome 7, ASM3414082v1 genome. Proteins encoded here:
- the LOC4342829 gene encoding uncharacterized protein; translation: MAMARSQLAAVFLAVLVSVAPLAGAADNLQDACNRTLFPKVCIQALTTNPESRTANARRLAELSVYVAAEVGTAVAAFAHHELNGVKEDALFKCVDSCSDDIEEAVAHLSALTRELTDAKFLEVKAWLSATLGGSSTCEDTCKDAPISEIKNAVVTKSLEFEKLLRVTLDLITEASGSMSADVALPPATGGGGGGYGYESSSAAAAPAPSESDSDVGSGSGSAASAPGPSPSDDTGYGGSSGSPSSSPSSSPSSSPSGSPSSSPSGSPSGSPAGSPAGGPTAGGPASGPSSYGAASGPAEGPSSSGAASGPAEGPSPSGAAGPAEGPSSYGSTEGPSPSPSSSGSADAPGPGASAPDSEEY
- the LOC4342830 gene encoding O-methyltransferase 1, chloroplastic-like; the protein is MPVLPWLAAAATTPVRRSPPLPATPRALLRLPASSFPPWSNCAKSGLPPRGPFATAADTPLGGSLPEPEEERDTLLDGALRAARFRDEESRRPDPLFIDPYAAVLLSLDVASEDKDLLALHLMPSAEHYRLVTRYIDDKLQHFISNSDDLRQIVLLTDGMDTRPYRLSWPRLSVVYDVSPRRVFITASQQLRGAGAKISRNCVVLHTSSESPDLQAGLNKNGFNGNRPSLWVLQGLPLFTFKSLEDLLLVIGNLAMKGSIFIGEVPRFTQWGAATDMASEQDRLENLFFTQGFRVSFVHYEEVAKDVGLGLDSPPEIHGRAIFIAEQLRFSDAQMESFRMHFERIEDDADEDGFEEL